DNA from Thermococcus sp. LS1:
CCATCGCGGCCATACTGGGCTCTTTTATACCCAGCTCGTCGTGATACTTTCTCGCAAGTTCGAAAACGTCCATAACACACCACCGTATTTACTCCTCGCGAAGGGATAAAACGGTTGCGGTCGAAAGGCTTAAAACTGCCAGCAATTACCACCCTAAGAAGTGGTCAGTATGGAAGAGAAGACCCTTAAGAAGGGGGAGCGATATTACAAAGCCGGAAAGGTTCTCTGGGTGGTTAAACAGGGGGATACGCTCTTATCCAAGGTCCTTGGCACTTACCTCTATTACGTTGAACTCAACCTCTCAACCGGCGAGAACCGCTGCACCTGCCCTCTCGGAGGGGACTGCAAACACGTCGCTGCCACCCTGAAGGCCTATGAGAACGGCTTCTACTTCGAAGCCCTGGAAAAGCACGCCGAACTCTACCCCGAGGCGGTGGCAATGGAGATGCTCGCGAGTGTTCCGGAGTTAGCGCTCGACGTTACTCTGAAGGAGCTTCGCTTTGCCATGAGCACCGATGAGAGCGGCAGTGAAGTGGCGAGGCTCTTCCGGAGGGCGCTGAAGCTCGTAGGGATCACCAAACGGGCCGAAGCCCTCCACGTCCTCGAGGAGGTTCTCGACGAGTACCGGCACATCTTCAGCGATTATGAACTCTCCTTAAAGCTGGAGGATGAGCTGAGGGAGCTTGAGGCAGGTCTCTAAAAAGCCTTATAAATCCCCCAAACACCAAATAGAAACTTAGAGGGTGGGAAAATGAAGGCCGTTTATCGAGAGATGTGCCCAAACTGCCTCGGTAGAATCTCGGACGAGAGGCTCTACCTGAAAAATCCCTGTAATGAGTGTCTCGACGAAACCGCTCACGCTGACTCTTATTTTGAGCTCATAACTGCTGTAAGAAATGCCCTCCAGCTGAAGGGCACGCTTAAGGAGTGGGAGAGGATATACGAACTTGAGAGTGGTGTGAGGGAAGTCGAAGCATTCTTCGAGAAGGCAACCGGCTTCACCTTCTGGAGCGCCCAGAGGACATGGGTCAAGAGGCTCCTCAAGGGTAGGAGCTTCTCAATAATAGCCCCGACCGGAATGGGCAAGAGCACCTTTGGCGCTTTCATGGCCCTCTGGCACGCCACCAAGGGCAAGAAGAGCTACATAGTGGTTCCGACCACCCCGCTCGTCATCCAGACCGTCAAGAAAATCCAGGCAATAGCCGAGAAATCGGGCGTCCAAATCAACCTCGCCTACTACCACGGCAACCTGAGGAAGAAGGAAAAGGAGGAGATGCTGGCTAAAATCCAGAGCGGCGACTACGATATCCTCGTCACCAGCGCTCAATGGCTTGCGAGGAACTTCGACGAGAAGCTCAGGGGCAGGCGCTTCGACTTCATATTCGTTGACGACGTCGATGCCTTCCTAAAGGCGAGCAAGAACATAGACCGCTCGCTCCTACTTCTGGGCTTCACGGAGGAGGTAATTAACAAGGCTTGGGAGATAATAAGACTCAAGAAGAGCATGGCCAAATACATCAATGGCCGTGCTGAGGATAGAGACGAACGCTTGAAGGAGCTCAATGGGGAGATTGAGAAGCTCCAGCGCGAGATCGAGGAGTTTAAAGAGAAGAACGGCGTCGGCATAATGATAATTGCCTCAGCAACTGGAAGCGCCCGCGGCGATAGAATAAAGCTCTACCGCGAGTTGCTCGGCTTTGAGGTCGGAAGCGGCCGCTCGGCCTTGAGAAATGTTGTGGATAGTTATCTAATGCCCACTAAGGACATCAAGGAGCACGTTGAGGAGCTCCTAACCCGTCTCGGAAAGGGTGGAATCATCTTCACGCCCATTGACCAGGGGTTAACCTACGCCGAGGAGCTGGCGAACTATCTAAAGGAGAAGGGCTTCCGTATCGAGCTGGTCTCATCAAAGAACAAGAAGGCGGTAGAGAAGTTTGAGAACGGCGAAGCTGACTACCTCATCGGCTCGGCCACCTACTACGGCTCCCTCGTTAGGGGGCTTGA
Protein-coding regions in this window:
- a CDS encoding SWIM zinc finger domain-containing protein, giving the protein MEEKTLKKGERYYKAGKVLWVVKQGDTLLSKVLGTYLYYVELNLSTGENRCTCPLGGDCKHVAATLKAYENGFYFEALEKHAELYPEAVAMEMLASVPELALDVTLKELRFAMSTDESGSEVARLFRRALKLVGITKRAEALHVLEEVLDEYRHIFSDYELSLKLEDELRELEAGL